The Acidobacteriota bacterium region GCGGCGTCCTGGACTACGACCCCTGTGTTCCGGTGGTCAGGATGGTAATCGTTGGGGCGGGGTGAAAGAACGATGTCTGCGTGCCATTCGCGGATTTCCCGAATCACCTGGCGGCGCACAGCAAGCGTAGGCTCCAACTCCCCGTCGTGGTTGTCGAGCACGTCGTAAACGATTCCGATGCGCCGGCCCGCCTCTTTTGCTTCAGAGCGGCGGCGCCTGGCCAGCATTCCTCCGCCTTCAGAAAAATGGCCCGCATCGCCGTTGGTAAGCGAGACAAATTTGACCAGTGCCCCGGCTCTGGCGAACTTTGCGGCAATGCCGCCGGCCTTGCCATCGCAGTCGTCCGGGTGCGCGCCGAAGGCAATCACATGCAATTTGGCTTTGTCTTGAGCAGGCAGCGGTGAAGCGATTATCATGAGTAACGCCAGGGCCCACGCCATCAGGTCACCTCGAAGCAAAGGGATATGGAACTCATACCCTTTAAGCGGGTCTGGAGTCAAGGGCTGTCCTCACACCGTGGTGACCCAGTCTGGTTCCTGCTCCAAGGCACAGCCGTCGCGGCCGTGCCTTTTGTTCCGAGCACGGGCGAAGACGACCGTGTCATAAGTTAAAACGAGCCACTAAGCATCAAACATTCTTGACTGGTCCGGCTCCCGCGATAAAATCCGAAGCTCAAAAATCCCCGCAGCGGGACATTCACCACGAGTCAGGATGCGGTTCGGAGGGAGCTCCTAAGAGTTGGAAGCGCCTCTATGCCGTGCGGACACAACGAGGAGCGCCTTCTGCAGGACGCAATGCCGGGATTTGGAGTCATTTTTTGCTTCGCTGATCAGGCCGATTCATTATATTCTATTACTCTTGGTTGTCACGGACAGGATCGCTGCCTTAAGTTCTGAATTCCGGACATTATTGCAAGTATGACGATATAGCAGGGGCCCCCCAGAAGGATGCCGACAGTGGTGATCCCTGGAAGGGACGCGGCCATTATCGAGCTGCTATCCAAAGCGGCGGGTTCCGAAAAAGTGCCGCCGCATTTTCCGGTGGCGGCGCGGTGGCTGGCCCGTGGGTTACTGTGACTGAGGCGTGGGAATGGCGTTCCCACAAAAACCGGATTCCGGGAGCATCTGGGCGCAAGCTGCGTTCTACTCGAGTCTGGGTTTTATCATCCCAGGCGCGGTTGTAGGGGGCGTCCTGTTGGGATGGTTTCTCGACGAGCATCTGCACACGTCGCCTGTTTTTATTATATTAGGAGGTGTGGCAGGAGCTGCCGGGGGGATCATCGAAATCCTCCAAATTTTGACCCGGACAGAAAAGAGTGCAGATCGGGACAGTGAATCCGACCGCTCTGGAAGGGGCTGAAGCGCGGCTGCCTCGCTGGATGGTGGCCATTGCCGGCTTGGGAGGGCTCGTTTTTCTGGTGCTGGGCCGGGGGCTGATGGCTGCCGCTTTTATCCTGGGAGCGGGAATTTCCATCCTGGGTTATCTTTGGCTGGCACAAGCCGTAAAGGCTGCTCTCAATGCCAGTGAAAAGGGCGTGCCCAAGCGCGTTCTGGTAAACCTCGTGCTGCGGTATCCGGTCGCGTTTGGAGCTGTGCTCCTCTTTTATGAGACGCACTGGCTACCTTTCACGGGGGTACTCGTCGGGTTGTTTGTGCCGTTTGCCGGGGCCCTTGTGGAATCGCTGAACCTGCTGCGCAGATTGATTCGGACAGAAAACTATGGAGCATGAACTCTGGTTTACAGCTATTCTGAATAAGCTGTTTGCATACGTGATTACCCCGCTGCTGGTGGCGATTTCGCGCCTTCCGGACCTGGCTTTTGTGCGGCCCGCTGACCCGCTGCACCCCATCCCCAATTATGTTGCCGGCGAAGTCCTTGTGCTCCTGGTGATTGTCGTGGTGACGCTCATCCTTCGGAGAAATCTCTCCATGGAGAATCCTGGGAAGCTGCAGATGTCGATGGAGATTTATTTCGATTTTACCCGCAACCTTGTGGATGAAGTGGTTGGCCACGGCGGCCGCCGCTACGTGGCCATGGTCGGCGCGCTCGGCCTGTTCATTCTGCTGTGCAACATTGAAGGTTTGATTCCTACACTCATCACTCCCACGGCGACCGTTTGTGTGCCTTTCGGATGCTCGGTGGTGGTCTTTCTTCATTACAACTACCACGGTTTCCGCGTGAAAGGGATTTTCGGGTATCTCCGCCATCTGGGCGGGCCGATGGTTTTGATCTCTCCGCTTTTCTTTGTCGTCGAGGTGTTCAGCAACGTTCTCCGGATGCTTTCCCTCACCGCGCGTTTGTGGGCTAACATGCTGGCCGGCGTGGCGCTGCCGATAGTTTTCGCCTCGCTCATCCCCATCGGTGTTCCGGGGCTGTTCATGGGATTGCACGTTTTCGAATCGTTCCTCCAGGCCTACGTCTTTATGATTCTTCCGGCGCTTTATATCAGCTTGGCGACTTCGGAGGAGCACTAAAGTAAAGTTGCTTATTCTAAATTTGGCTTTATCCGCGAGCGTGAGACCTGTCCTGCCCCCGCGGTGACAGGTAACCACCCACTGGCGGAAATTTCATAGGGCTCTCCTGAAGCAAGGAGGAGGGTTCCAGGAGGTAGTAGATGAAAGCGAAAGTGCTTGGTTTGATGACCATGGTGATCGGTTTGCTTTACACCATGCCGCTGCTTGCGGCGCAGACAACCGGTGGCTCGGGTGGCGGTGGTACCGATTGGGTGCCAATTGGCGCGGGCATCGGAATGGCGATCGCCTCGGGACTTTGCGGATTGGGACAAGGGCGTGCCGCTGCGGGCGCCTGTGAAGGTATGGCCCGCAACCCTGGCGCCCGGCAGGGAATCTTTCTGTTCCTGATTTTAGGACTCATCTTTATTGAGTCACTGGCCCTCTACACGTTTGTGATTATT contains the following coding sequences:
- a CDS encoding AtpZ/AtpI family protein, coding for MAFPQKPDSGSIWAQAAFYSSLGFIIPGAVVGGVLLGWFLDEHLHTSPVFIILGGVAGAAGGIIEILQILTRTEKSADRDSESDRSGRG
- the atpB gene encoding ATP synthase F0 subunit A is translated as MEHELWFTAILNKLFAYVITPLLVAISRLPDLAFVRPADPLHPIPNYVAGEVLVLLVIVVVTLILRRNLSMENPGKLQMSMEIYFDFTRNLVDEVVGHGGRRYVAMVGALGLFILLCNIEGLIPTLITPTATVCVPFGCSVVVFLHYNYHGFRVKGIFGYLRHLGGPMVLISPLFFVVEVFSNVLRMLSLTARLWANMLAGVALPIVFASLIPIGVPGLFMGLHVFESFLQAYVFMILPALYISLATSEEH
- a CDS encoding PIG-L family deacetylase, translated to MAWALALLMIIASPLPAQDKAKLHVIAFGAHPDDCDGKAGGIAAKFARAGALVKFVSLTNGDAGHFSEGGGMLARRRRSEAKEAGRRIGIVYDVLDNHDGELEPTLAVRRQVIREIREWHADIVLSPRPNDYHPDHRNTGVVVQDAAYMVTVPNVVTDVPALRKNPVFLYFSDNFERPQPFRPDIVVSIDDVYDKKIDMLDAHVSQVYEWLPWHDGKLSEVPKDAASRKQWLRTQRPDGVPAEWRESLKKWYSARADSVHHAEAFEITEYGSQPSDAEIRRLFPFFPEH
- a CDS encoding ATPase, whose protein sequence is MTMVIGLLYTMPLLAAQTTGGSGGGGTDWVPIGAGIGMAIASGLCGLGQGRAAAGACEGMARNPGARQGIFLFLILGLIFIESLALYTFVIIFIKVK